TGTGGCCTCTTTATGGTAAATATTTACTCTCCCTAGCGGGAATACAGGTGGTGTTCGACGCCCAGAAGGTCCAGCACTCTCCCCACTATAAAATCCACCAGATCGTTAATAGTTTGCGGAAAAATATCACCTCAAATTAAGTTTAACACTTTTTAGGTAAAAAGTAAAAATTCCACCCCGCAGGTGGTAGAACATCGGCACCGACGGGGCGGCTCCGGGGAACAGGTACCGACAATATACGCACCCCGTCTCAAAAACCATGGTACCACCTGCGGAGTCCCCGGCTGTCAAGGCTCCCGTCGCGGCGCCGCCTTTTAGACCCTATTGTTTTAAAAATTATTAATTAACTTGGATAAGATCATAAACCGGGCACCCATCCCCACTCTCTGCACAGTTTGATAATCTTTTAACCGACCTAATATGAAAACTGCCGGGCCTACACCCGGCAGTGCTACTATCTTCATTTTTCGTTCACAATAACCATTTGGGTATCGGGCAGATAATCAACCTTTGCATTAAGAGCTTCCATTATAAAGCGAAGGGGTACTAACGTCCGCCCGTTGTCAATAAATGCCGCAACGTCCAGTTGGTACTGCTGTCCATTTACCAATGCTATTGGTTGGCCGATTCGCAGCTGAACCAAAGTATCTCCCTTTTCAAAGGATACCGTTTGGGTAGCAGCGTCCCAATTGATCAGCGCACCAAAGGCTTCACCCAACGCTCTAAAGGGTACTAATGTACGGCCATTCTCCACTCTGGGTTGAACGTCAAAGTTAAGCTTCTTACCGTTAACAAAGGCTTTAATTCCCTCAAGTCCCTTTTTCTTATAAAGCTGTCCAATTTCCCTATAGGTTTTGATATCAGTGGGAACATACTTCACTGCATCTTCAAAGGCTTCCAGTGCATCGTCATCAGAGCCTATCTTTTTATAGAACTCGGCAACATCGGTTAAGACTTCTTTTTTACTTTCCTCATTCATCTCTGCATCCTGTTCTACTTTCTCTCTTACTTCCTCAGCTGCTGCTTCCAGCTGTTCCTTGGTTTCTTC
The sequence above is drawn from the Calderihabitans maritimus genome and encodes:
- a CDS encoding stalk domain-containing protein; translation: MFKKLLVLVLSLALMLSAGGILWAAEGAGGAKPQQVVEDSGAKPQQVVEDTGNTDQEEAVENEAEEEVEEEEAKVENDGEEERGLSGLQNALERVKANGSPVAQKVLSKLIEADGDVQSIAQTLRDVIDEEIDELDEETKEQLEAAAEEVREKVEQDAEMNEESKKEVLTDVAEFYKKIGSDDDALEAFEDAVKYVPTDIKTYREIGQLYKKKGLEGIKAFVNGKKLNFDVQPRVENGRTLVPFRALGEAFGALINWDAATQTVSFEKGDTLVQLRIGQPIALVNGQQYQLDVAAFIDNGRTLVPLRFIMEALNAKVDYLPDTQMVIVNEK